The proteins below come from a single Hippocampus zosterae strain Florida chromosome 5, ASM2543408v3, whole genome shotgun sequence genomic window:
- the atn1 gene encoding atrophin-1 isoform X3, with translation MRSGRRRGASEERRGRRPHASPTRAERNERQTPRGGGEEVAGNRFGRRSQGHDSSESEGEELVSPAKRQKVQDSAATSNPPTSTHAADSLAPSAVQPPTSAVGQSRESDNEDGQSQGSRSSVVGSLANSSSSSLSSGRDIDQDNRSSSPSLSASPLGSLDSDSEGPDSPKQGEREREKSKDGGAGSVSVDDRRAQRERRGEDPCGDEQKTDTDARIEDCALKPIHPGPSSGLNSSGRGAGESSSNDGTGGRKSYFSLDSKLISKVEYDGPTGTDAMPSGNRINSKANTQGVTKTSVSGGDFSHNSPGIPHSLPPPPLPPPPALKPLELGGQNLPPEVKIEREKMEKAEKHLDKAQSTPPSLLQTGPQPQSQSQPQSNTHPHHYSSPSWQGGTATGCQGSWGYARYPGNHHPHQHQPPVQQQQLPSVYNPPSSRHSSYLPHPHPHPHREYLPRYAGGGGDRERGAAGDRERGVRGECVVRELNREFSAPIGNNGNASSGGNNGGPNSIQAREFSGLSASQNREFQGAGRDGPSNLGADRKDFVPAFRDREQDAGREFSMPNQNQSRDFGPNGAGGGLPRDKDRGRWAEFGGQTREVGGNCNLNNSSIPQGSHPSSNSGLPVNAMLSRDPTASPQNNNNHPSHSSLPPHTHPTNLASREFPAPMDQAQTPSSAADPFHREYPPTGGKDFNAGGPPSAGTNRDYLSPPGVTSNLVREFSGPGGIPNPHPSHPHYQSGPRDREREPNLRESTLYQNRGGPNQPRALSPSSSSSHGHPPNASYPPPPPQPPLPLSQSSHTQQLPPGMAPNVRPQLYQSSAQTPPTHVSPLPSPSTNQIASFSSFPPGSASAPNMPLPGPGVSSSCSPGCRPTPLHGTLNSHPTFSGPYHSSGSSGNSLASSNSNSGTPTNSNTNSQSPQNVSKGPPPLNSSATTPTPNLSHPGGDGHSDSGPPPTPVIKEEPLEDREESESPPAVLRSPSPEPKPVDIPIHASQSARFHKVLDRGSGNSCARSDVLFVPLDGSKLWKKRNEVIERARREVEQRARDIREKERERERERERERELDRHLQQQKDANANAAARQGSSLFFPSSSSIILDPSSSSSCPGNPSAHPSHHIQHHPSHPHAHLPPTHHLHPSLSHTIPHSLLLPSMAGASAVVGGPQGALGIGIGGPYLGPDTPALRTLSEYARPHAMSPLGAASRAQAHHPQIHHGHPHIHPSFFLPQFQNHAIGHPHHLPTDAATAAAILGFLYGGGLEGGPGIGGHPGVGGGPVPGGTGLGGVGFPHAVAAHRDRMKPGFEFKSDERVYPPASIHDPAALALAHSHSHANAHSHAHAHAHSLLLGGGAAGANEVSLYCTPPPPAPTGPPHLQNPTLAPVTRPPNPPAPQSLSNPPPSHPSHPSSAPPLTAPPPAAPAAPPAAPPPPPAPPTSGATSIHHPVANSSFPSSLSSNQTSGPATSEAYPTPTRSPAHFERERGGERERERERDRAPLPAFAERERGERERERERGGNGGGPGGGNANGGGTGGGENMGRVQMLNVTPHHHQHSHIHSHLHLHQQDTAAGGVHPLMDPLASGSPLARLPYPGATIGNPILAHPLTDSEVLRQQLFGEEKTPRPCAPFRDMPQPSSLTGPMSAAHQLQAMQQAQSAELQIQRLALEQQWIHHHHHHSLSQDEYYSHLKKESDKTL, from the exons ATGCGcagcgggcggcggcggggagCGAGCGAGGAGAGGAGGGGCCGACGCCCGCATGCTAGCCCAACTCGCGCCGAACGCAACGAAAGACAGACG CCAAGAGGTGGCGGTGAGGAAGTGGCTGGGAATCGCTTCGGTCGCAGATCACAAGGCCATGATTCGTCGGAGAGCGAGGGGGAGGAACTTGTGTCTCCAGCAAAAAGGCAGAAAGTTCAG GATTCGGCAGCCACCTCGAACCCTCCAACGTCAACACACGCCGCTGACAGCTTGGCTCCCTCCGCCGTTCAGCCTCCAACCTCTGCGGTCGGCCAATCCCGCGAGAGTGACAATGAGGACGGCCAATCCCAGGGCAGCAGGAGTTCGGTGGTCGGGAGCCTGGCgaatagcagcagcagcagcttgagCAGCGGGCGGGACATCGACCAGGACAATCGTTCTTCTTCCCCGAGTCTCTCCGCTTCGCCCCTGGGTAGCCTCGACTCTGATTCCGAGGGCCCGGACTCACCAAAGCAAGGAGAGCGGGAACGGGAGAAAAGTAAAGATGGAGGAGCGGGAAGCGTGTCCGTGGATGACAGAAGGGCGCAACGGGAGCGGAGAGGGGAGGATCCTTGCGGGGACGAACAAAAGACGGATACGGATGCACGAATTGAGGACTGTGCGCTTAAGCCTATCCATCCTGGCCCCTCCTCTGGTCTCAATTCCTCGGGTCGTGGCGCCGGGGAATCTTCTTCCAACGACGGCACTGGCGGGAGGAAGTCCTATTTCTCCCTGGACTCCAAACTCATTTCCAAAGTGGAGTACGACGGACCAACAGGCACCGACGCGATGCCGAGCGGCAATAGAATCAATTCCAAAGCCAACACGCAAGGTGTTACAAAGACATCCGTCTCAGGTGGAGACTTTTCCCACAACAGCCCCGGCATTCCCCATTCCTTGCCCCCGCCGCCGCTTCCTCCCCCACCTGCTCTAAAACCACTGGAGCTTGGGGGACAAAATCTCCCCCCAGAGGTTAAAAtagaaagagagaaaatggaAAAGGCAGAAAAGCACCTGGACAAGGCCCAGTCCACGCCTCCGTCTCTGTTGCAGACGGGGCCTCAGCCACAATCCCAATCCCAACCCCAAAGCAACACCCACCCCCATCATTATAGCTCCCCCAGCTGGCAGGGTGGCACCGCAACCGGTTGCCAGGGGAGTTGGGGCTACGCCCGTTACCCTGGCAACCATCACCCACACCAGCATCAGCCCCCGGTGCAGCAACAGCAACTTCCCTCCGTTTACAACCCTCCTTCCTCTCGACACTCCTCCTACCTCCCGCATCCGCACCCTCACCCCCACAGGGAGTACCTTCCCAGGTACGCTGGAGGGGGAGGGGACAGAGAGAGGGGGGCCGCGGGAGACAGGGAGAGGGGAGTGAGGGGCGAGTGTGTGGTGAGGGAGCTTAACAGGGAGTTTTCTGCTCCGATAGGTAACAACGGCAACGCGAGCAGTGGGGGTAATAATGGCGGCCCAAATAGCATCCAAGCCAGGGAGTTTTCAGGTCTGTCTGCGAGTCAAAACCGGGAGttccaaggcgctggaagagatGGACCTTCTAACCTCGGTGCCGATAGAAAAGACTTTGTTCCAGCTTTCCGTGACAGGGAGCAAGACGCGGGAAGAGAGTTTTCCATGCCAAACCAAAACCAGAGTCGAGACTTTGGCCCCAACGGAGCTGGAGGTGGGCTTCCCAGAGACAAGGACAGGGGCAGATGGGCAGAGTTTGGAGGCCAAACAAGAGAAGTTGGAGGAAACTGCAACCTAAACAACAGCTCCATCCCTCAAGGAAGCCATCCGAGTTCAAACAGCGGTCTGCCGGTAAACGCCATGCTCAGTCGAGACCCAACGGCATCaccccaaaacaacaataaccaTCCGTCGCATTCTTCCCTGCCCCCACACACGCATCCCACCAATTTAGCCAGTCGGGAGTTTCCTGCTCCCATGGACCAGGCACAAACCCCTTCCTCCGCCGCTGACCCTTTTCACAGGGAGTATCCTCCCACTGGTGGGAAGGACTTCAATGCAGGGGGACCTCCCTCCGCTGGAACGAATAGAGATTATCTCAGCCCACCTGGCGTTACTTCTAATCTCGTAAGAGAGTTTTCAGGGCCCGGCGGAATCCCAAATCCTCACCCTTCTCATCCCCATTACCAGTCCGGACCAAGGGACAGAGAAAGGGAGCCAAACCTGCGAGAGTCTACGCTATACCAAAACCGTGGAGGTCCAAATCAACCTCGTGCTCTCTCCCCATCCTCCTCGAGCAGTCACGGACATCCTCCAAACGCCAGCTATCCCCCTCCACCGCCTCAACCTCCTCTCCCCCTATCCCAATCTTCCCATACCCAGCAACTCCCGCCAGGTATGGCGCCCAACGTTCGCCCCCAACTCTACCAGTCGTCTGCCCAGACTCCTCCAACACACGTGTCTCCACTACCTAGCCCATCGACCAATCAGATAGCGAGCTTCTCGTCATTTCCCCCTGGATCGGCCTCCGCGCCCAACATGCCGCTTCCTGGGCCGGGCGTCTCATCCAGCTGTTCACCTGGATGTCGCCCTACGCCATTACACGGCACCTTGAACAGCCACCCGACATTCAGCGGACCATACCACTCCAGCGGTAGCAGTGGTAATAGCCTGGCTAGCAGCAATAGCAACAGTGGCACACCCACGAACAGCAATACCAACTCCCAATCACCTCAGAATGTCTCTAAGGGCCCTCCGCCGCTCAACAGCAGCGCGACAACACCTACCCCCAACCTATCGCATCCCGGTGGAGATGGCCATTCAGATTCTGGCCCGCCCCCTACACCTGTCATTAAAGAGGAGCCGCTAGAAGACAGGGAAGAGAGTGAAAGTCCACCAGCGGTGTTGAGAAGTCCATCTCCTGAACCTAAGCCTGTAGACATTCCCATCCACGCTAGCCAGTCAGCAAG GTTTCACAAAGTCCTTGACCGCGGTAGCGGCAACTCCTGCGCCCGCAGCGATGTCCTCTTTGTTCCATTGGACGGCTCCAAATTGTGGAAGAAGAGGAACGAGGTGATAGAAAGAGCTCGGAGGGAGGTCGAGCAACGTGCCAGAGACATAagggaaaaagagagagaacgaGAAAGGGAGCGGGAGCGGGAAAGGGAGCTGGATCGCCACCTGCAG CAACAAAAAGATGCCAATGCCAATGCAGCAGCTCGCCAGGGATCGTCCCTCTTCTTCCCTTCTTCGTCCTCCATCATCCTGGACccttcctcgtcttcctcctgtCCGGGCAACCCGAGCGCCCACCCTTCGCATCACATTCAGCATCATCCCTCGCATCCACACGCTCATCTTCCCCCAACACACCACCTCCATCCCAGCCTCTCTCACACTATCCCCCACTCTCTTCTCCTTCCGTCCATGGCTGGAGCATCAGCAGTAGTTGGGGGCCCACAGGGTGCTCTCGGAATCGGGATAGGAGGCCCTTATCTGGGTCCTGACACCCCAGCTCTAAGAACCCTGAGCGAGTATGCTCGCCCTCATGCGATGTCCCCGCTCGGGGCAGCGAGTCGGGCCCAAGCACACCACCCTCAAATTCATCACGGTCATCCTCACATCCATCCCTCGTTCTTTCTTCCCCAATTCCAAAATCACGCGATAGGCCATCCACATCACCTCCCGACAGATGCTGCGACAGCTGCGGCCATCTTGGGATTTCTGTATGGTGGCGGCCTAGAAGGCGGCCCGGGTATTGGGGGCCACCCTGGGGTCGGAGGAGGACCGGTGCCTGGAGGAACAGGGTTGGGAGGAGTTGGCTTTCCTCATGCAGTCGCTGCTCACCGGGATCGCATGAAGCCGGGATTCGAGTTTAAGAGTGATGAACGGGTCTACCCACCAGCGTCCATTCATGATCCTGCGGCGCTTGCCCTTGCTCACTCTCATTCGCACGCCAATGCCCACagccacgcacacgcacatgcccACTCATTGCTCCTTGGGGGAGGCGCAGCGGGAGCCAATGAGGTGTCACTCTATTGCACTCCTCCTCCCCCAGCTCCAACCGGCCCACCGCACCTCCAGAACCCGACACTGGCCCCAGTAACTCGACCTCCCAATCCTCCTGCCCCGCAGTCCCTATCCAATCCACCACCGTCGCACCCTAGTCATCCTTCATCTGCGCCACCGCTTACTGCCCCGCCCCCTGCAGCCCCCGCCGCACCTCCAGCGgctccccctcctccacccGCCCCGCCAACCTCCGGCGCCACCTCAATTCATCACCCTGTCGCCAATTCTTCTTTTCCTAGTTCCCTGTCCTCCAATCAAACATCAGGCCCGGCCACTTCCGAGGCGTACCCGACTCCCACTCGGTCACCGGCCCACTTTGAGCGGGAgcgcggcggagagcgggagcGAGAAAGGGAACGGGACAGAGCACCATTGCCGGCCTTTGCGGAAAGGGAGCGCGGCGAGAGAGAGCGGGAAAGGGAAAGGGGAGGCAATGGAGGAGGGCCGGGCGGAGGCAACGCAAACGGAGGAGGAACGGGCGGAGGAGAAAATATGGGTCGTGTCCAGATGCTGAATGTGACGCCCCACCATCACCAGCATTCCCACATCCACTCGCATCTGCACCTGCACCAACAAGACACAG CGGCGGGCGGGGTTCACCCCCTGATGGACCCGCTGGCGTCAGGGTCTCCTTTGGCGCGGCTTCCTTACCCAGGGGCGACAATAGGCAACCCCATCCTGGCTCACCCCCTCACTGACAGCGAGGTGCTTCGCCAACAGCTGTTTGGTGAGGAGAAGACTCCTCGTCCAT GTGCTCCTTTCCGCGACATGCCCCAACCGTCCTCCCTCACTGGTCCCATGTCGGCAGCCCATCAGCTCCAGGCCATGCAGCAGGCCCAGAGCGCGGAGCTGCAGATCCAGAGACTGGCCCTGGAACAACAGTGGATtcatcaccatcaccaccactccCTCAGCCAGGACGAGTACTACAG TCACCTGAAGAAGGAGAGTGACAAGACCCTGTGA